A DNA window from Vagococcus penaei contains the following coding sequences:
- a CDS encoding PLP-dependent aminotransferase family protein, with protein MKYLTIYQQLKTDILTNNYNEGTKLPSLRILAKTYECSIQTIQQVMALLVEDNLIYAKNRSGYYIIQTDKLVTPLIDDHIDFSAQHLSWANFPYADFQSCLKQAVHNYQKDLFIYGSSQGLPALITTLTKWLAGRHIYTNEDSVFITTGTQQALFILSQLTFPNRKATILIESPSYHLMLSLLSIQSHPFITINRDASELDFEQLETIFRENEIKFFYTTSRLSNPLGLSYSENEKKQLVALAKKYDVYIIEDDYLADYVIETNNLPLHYYDTDNRVIYLKSFSKIMFPGLRIGACLLPEKLVACFQAYRSLMEIDSAIFSQAALDIYIKSQMFDAHINHLKKLLVQKNNAFKQTVLAQPNQSVIPIQQFTSAKTFLQLPKDLPNSLFLKKLAAENIKLASLNRHYLPNKVPNRAIYGIELFNVTPQQITQGLSKILSLVTTY; from the coding sequence ATGAAGTATTTAACTATCTACCAACAACTAAAAACAGATATTTTAACCAATAATTATAATGAAGGTACCAAACTTCCCTCCCTCAGAATTCTAGCTAAAACTTATGAATGTAGCATACAAACTATTCAACAAGTTATGGCACTTTTAGTTGAAGATAACTTAATTTATGCTAAAAATCGTAGTGGTTACTATATTATACAAACTGATAAATTAGTTACCCCTTTGATTGACGACCATATTGACTTTTCTGCACAACATTTGAGCTGGGCTAATTTTCCTTATGCTGATTTTCAATCATGTCTTAAACAAGCGGTTCATAATTATCAAAAAGACTTATTCATTTACGGAAGTTCACAAGGTTTACCAGCTTTGATTACAACACTGACAAAATGGTTGGCTGGTCGTCATATTTATACTAATGAAGATTCCGTCTTCATTACGACTGGCACCCAACAAGCATTATTTATCCTGAGTCAACTGACATTTCCTAATAGAAAAGCCACTATTTTGATTGAATCACCTTCTTATCATCTCATGCTCTCGTTACTATCAATTCAATCACATCCTTTTATCACAATTAATCGTGACGCATCTGAGCTAGATTTTGAACAATTAGAAACAATTTTTCGTGAGAACGAGATTAAATTTTTTTACACAACCTCTCGTTTGTCTAATCCACTTGGTCTCTCTTATTCCGAAAATGAGAAAAAACAACTAGTAGCATTAGCAAAAAAATACGATGTTTATATTATTGAAGATGATTATTTAGCGGACTATGTTATTGAAACAAATAACTTACCGCTACATTATTACGATACCGATAATCGCGTCATTTATCTCAAGAGTTTTTCAAAAATTATGTTTCCTGGTTTGAGAATTGGTGCCTGTCTTTTACCAGAAAAACTTGTTGCTTGTTTTCAAGCCTATCGCTCACTGATGGAGATTGATAGTGCAATTTTCTCACAAGCTGCACTTGATATTTATATCAAATCACAGATGTTTGATGCACATATTAATCATCTAAAAAAACTCTTAGTACAGAAAAATAATGCGTTTAAACAAACAGTACTAGCACAACCAAATCAATCCGTTATTCCTATTCAACAATTTACGTCTGCAAAAACATTTCTACAATTACCAAAAGATTTACCAAATAGCTTGTTTTTAAAAAAACTTGCTGCTGAAAATATTAAACTCGCCTCGTTAAACCGACACTATTTACCAAATAAAGTACCAAATAGGGCTATCTATGGCATTGAATTGTTTAACGTTACACCGCAACAAATTACCCAGGGCCTATCTAAAATACTTTCTTTAGTAACAACATATTAA
- a CDS encoding helix-turn-helix domain-containing protein — translation MNYSPDIQRAIHYIHQHIAEHPNIKSVATYIGYSPFHFQRLFRDSVGMSLFAYIRQKRLQQAKALLTHTSLPILEIAFRCDFHTQESFSRAFKAHYHLPPSLYRKHTSHLLQTGAILMTTTINGWFKSGSHPKNYQLAFDKETAHITEHSILLSSIDSLTSDGYGTVMQQFKAHNFTEKRVKFSGFIKSEHVTKSCGLWMRMDSAYYDMLAFDDMPDRAITGTSEWNFYETVLDVPKEADIINIGLYLQGSGKVWLKHTNFQIVPFTVPTTGKRPSDFVPDAPQNLDFSH, via the coding sequence ATGAATTATTCACCAGATATTCAGCGTGCCATCCATTATATACATCAACATATCGCTGAACATCCTAATATTAAGTCGGTTGCTACCTATATTGGCTATTCACCTTTTCATTTCCAAAGACTATTTAGAGATAGTGTCGGTATGTCGTTATTTGCTTATATCCGACAAAAAAGATTACAACAAGCGAAAGCATTATTGACACACACTTCTTTACCTATTTTAGAAATAGCTTTTAGATGCGATTTTCACACGCAAGAAAGTTTTTCAAGAGCATTTAAAGCACACTATCATTTGCCACCATCGCTTTATCGCAAGCACACTTCACATTTACTACAGACAGGAGCGATTCTTATGACAACGACTATTAACGGTTGGTTTAAATCAGGAAGCCACCCAAAAAATTATCAACTAGCCTTCGATAAAGAGACTGCGCATATCACTGAACACTCGATTCTATTGAGTTCTATTGACTCGCTGACTTCTGATGGTTATGGTACAGTCATGCAACAATTTAAAGCACACAATTTTACTGAAAAACGTGTCAAATTCTCTGGATTTATTAAGTCAGAACACGTGACTAAATCTTGTGGATTATGGATGCGAATGGACTCTGCTTACTATGACATGCTAGCTTTTGATGATATGCCTGACCGAGCGATTACTGGAACAAGCGAGTGGAATTTTTATGAGACGGTTTTAGATGTACCAAAAGAAGCCGATATTATCAATATTGGACTTTACCTCCAAGGTTCTGGTAAAGTTTGGCTAAAACACACTAACTTTCAAATTGTGCCGTTTACTGTTCCAACTACTGGAAAACGACCAAGTGACTTTGTACCCGACGCTCCACAAAATCTTGATTTTTCACATTAA
- a CDS encoding serine hydrolase translates to MAKKGFLLFGTVCLLGVGCGVGLFSLINPLDEKETRAVKVDKVIHVKKEVTKQSSQPEILDKTNSLFDSHQVVGEAVYPRLNIDGSKISENIMPMGTVVSVKPVPENDEWVEIVSDPPKGFIEKRLLTARQEHIAAREAKRQGNLSPLELKAQLDAQITDFLAKNGGDVSIYLETVDQKFSYHHNGDKVNRTASSIKLPFIAYLMTLADQEAIDLTTELTFLEHNRMGGTGIIQFEPAGKNYTLKQLAELTIRYSDNIAYIMLLNHLGEANFINFLAKLDANSPNNRVFSTARILSKSMAYVHQKQEKNQDSHIGTLYDWLQQSTFDDGVAVGLPGVNVSHKTGWMPMYMVSNDIALVHDKERPYYITIMTNGYNDAYSEKAISDLSKLIDDQLLQLSHHE, encoded by the coding sequence ATGGCTAAAAAAGGATTTTTGTTATTTGGAACGGTATGCTTATTAGGGGTTGGATGTGGTGTTGGACTCTTTTCATTAATCAATCCACTCGATGAAAAAGAAACACGTGCAGTAAAAGTTGATAAAGTTATCCACGTCAAAAAAGAGGTAACAAAACAGTCCAGTCAACCAGAAATATTAGATAAAACAAATTCATTATTTGATTCTCATCAAGTTGTCGGCGAAGCAGTTTACCCACGTTTAAATATAGATGGGTCGAAAATTAGTGAAAATATCATGCCTATGGGAACGGTTGTTTCAGTTAAACCCGTACCAGAAAATGATGAATGGGTTGAGATTGTGAGTGACCCACCAAAAGGCTTTATTGAGAAAAGACTACTGACTGCACGTCAAGAACATATTGCAGCACGTGAAGCAAAACGACAAGGCAATTTATCACCATTAGAATTAAAGGCACAACTTGATGCCCAAATTACTGATTTTTTAGCCAAAAATGGTGGTGATGTCAGTATTTATTTAGAAACAGTTGATCAAAAATTTTCTTACCATCATAATGGTGACAAAGTCAATCGTACGGCAAGTAGTATCAAGTTACCATTTATTGCTTATTTGATGACGCTAGCAGACCAAGAGGCGATTGATTTGACGACCGAATTAACATTTTTAGAACATAATCGCATGGGTGGAACGGGAATTATCCAGTTTGAACCAGCTGGAAAAAATTATACACTTAAGCAATTAGCAGAATTAACGATTCGTTATAGTGATAATATTGCCTATATTATGTTACTTAATCATCTAGGTGAAGCGAATTTTATTAATTTTTTAGCAAAACTGGATGCAAATTCGCCAAATAATCGGGTATTTTCGACTGCTCGTATTTTAAGTAAATCTATGGCATATGTCCATCAAAAGCAAGAAAAAAATCAAGATAGCCACATAGGAACATTATATGATTGGTTACAGCAAAGTACTTTTGATGATGGCGTTGCTGTTGGCCTTCCTGGTGTGAATGTATCACATAAAACTGGTTGGATGCCAATGTACATGGTAAGTAATGATATCGCTCTTGTACATGATAAAGAGCGCCCTTACTACATAACGATTATGACAAACGGCTACAATGATGCGTATAGTGAAAAAGCTATTTCGGATTTAAGTAAGCTGATTGATGACCAGTTACTACAATTGAGTCATCACGAATAA
- a CDS encoding DJ-1/PfpI family protein, translating into MKTIYIYVLDTLADWEIGYVTSELNSRRFFKENASLLTIKLVSHSKKEIKTMGGIKIIPDCLVEDMEINDHTVLLLPGADTWNDSKHVDVIRKASELLLAGGIVGAICGATVALANFGLLNEYSHTSNGVEFLEMFCPIYTGQKLYIDKSSVSDKNLITAGSTGSLLWTKQIIDTLGVFEHATLDAWYAYFSTGKSNYFFELMQTLPSEDQL; encoded by the coding sequence ATGAAAACAATTTATATTTACGTACTAGATACATTAGCAGACTGGGAGATAGGCTATGTGACGTCAGAGCTAAATTCTAGGCGCTTTTTTAAAGAAAATGCATCTTTATTAACAATTAAACTGGTTAGTCATTCAAAGAAAGAAATAAAAACAATGGGAGGAATCAAAATTATCCCTGACTGTCTAGTTGAAGATATGGAAATCAATGATCATACGGTATTGTTATTGCCAGGAGCCGATACATGGAATGATTCTAAACATGTAGATGTCATTCGAAAGGCTAGCGAACTACTTTTGGCTGGAGGTATAGTGGGAGCAATCTGTGGAGCGACAGTCGCTCTAGCAAATTTTGGATTATTGAACGAATATTCACATACTAGTAATGGCGTAGAATTTTTAGAAATGTTTTGTCCTATTTATACTGGACAAAAATTATATATAGATAAATCATCTGTATCTGATAAAAATCTGATTACCGCAGGTTCAACAGGGTCATTACTGTGGACAAAACAAATTATTGACACGTTGGGTGTTTTTGAACACGCTACATTAGACGCCTGGTATGCCTATTTTAGTACAGGAAAGTCTAATTATTTTTTTGAGCTGATGCAAACATTACCATCTGAGGACCAGTTATAA
- a CDS encoding helix-turn-helix transcriptional regulator, whose product MKVNRLVSIIMTLIDKKRISAKELADMFEVSTRTIYRDIETISMAGIPVHSTSGVGGGFEIMENYKLDKNTFSDADLTTLLMGISNIPSVMKHDEFTHTLAKIKSLIPIDKIESTHSQIEQIHIDFSDWIEHRDLTSYLNMIKLGLKENKLLSFEYINHKGQTTKRQVEPYQLILKNGQWYFHGYCYERDDFRLFKLTRLSQLIVENIGFIPKDYQRPLLNATEILTEQQVTIKLRIHETIIERLLDYCDYTNFFSDSDNYYIVNFPFIENDYHYGILLSFGEQCECLEPLHIRSELKRKLANISRLYNN is encoded by the coding sequence ATGAAAGTTAATCGGTTGGTTAGTATTATTATGACACTTATCGATAAAAAAAGAATAAGTGCAAAAGAATTAGCAGATATGTTTGAAGTCTCTACACGAACAATTTATCGTGATATAGAAACTATCAGTATGGCGGGAATTCCAGTCCATTCCACTTCAGGTGTTGGTGGAGGATTTGAAATCATGGAAAATTATAAGTTGGATAAAAATACTTTTTCCGATGCTGACCTAACAACTCTATTGATGGGAATTTCTAACATTCCTAGTGTGATGAAACATGACGAATTTACACATACACTCGCAAAAATCAAAAGTTTGATACCAATAGATAAAATAGAAAGTACCCACTCACAAATAGAGCAGATACACATCGATTTTAGCGATTGGATAGAACATAGAGACCTAACGTCGTATCTTAACATGATTAAATTAGGCTTAAAAGAAAATAAATTACTTTCATTTGAATACATTAATCACAAAGGTCAAACAACTAAACGTCAAGTTGAACCTTATCAACTCATTTTAAAAAATGGCCAATGGTATTTTCATGGTTATTGCTATGAACGAGATGATTTTCGCTTATTTAAATTGACTCGCCTATCGCAACTTATAGTAGAAAATATTGGGTTTATCCCAAAAGACTATCAAAGACCACTTTTAAATGCCACAGAAATTTTGACCGAACAACAAGTCACTATTAAACTTCGTATTCACGAAACAATTATAGAACGACTACTCGATTATTGCGATTATACTAATTTCTTTTCCGATAGTGATAATTACTATATTGTTAATTTTCCATTCATCGAAAACGATTATCACTATGGTATTCTTTTAAGTTTTGGAGAACAATGTGAATGTCTAGAGCCATTACACATTCGTTCCGAATTAAAACGAAAATTAGCTAATATATCTAGACTGTATAATAACTAA
- the eno gene encoding phosphopyruvate hydratase, translated as MSIITDIYAREVLDSRGNPTIEVEVYTESGAFGRGMVPSGASTGEYEAVELRDGDKSRYLGKGVLKAVDNVNNIIAEEIIGYDVRDQMAIDKAMIKLDGTPNKGKLGANAILGVSIACARAAADYLEVPLYHYLGGFNTKVIPTPMMNIINGGSHADNSVDFQEFMIMPVGAPTFKEAIRMGAEVFHNLQKVLKAKGLNTSVGDEGGFAPDLSSNEEALEVIMEAIKAAGYVPGKDIRLAMDAASSEFYNKETGLYDLASEGRSLTSQEMVSLYEDYCAKYPIISIEDGLDENDWEGFKHLTEKLGKKIQLVGDDLFVTNTEKLARGIEEGIANSILIKVNQIGTLTETFEAIEMAKEAGYTAVVSHRSGETEDTTIADIAVATNAGQIKTGSASRTDRIAKYNQLLRIEDQLGEVAEYKGLASFYNLKDK; from the coding sequence ATGTCAATTATTACTGATATTTATGCTCGCGAAGTCTTAGACTCACGTGGTAACCCAACAATCGAGGTAGAAGTTTATACAGAAAGCGGTGCGTTCGGTCGCGGTATGGTTCCTTCTGGAGCTTCAACTGGTGAATACGAAGCCGTTGAATTACGTGACGGAGACAAATCTCGTTATTTAGGTAAAGGTGTTTTAAAAGCTGTTGATAATGTAAACAACATCATCGCTGAAGAAATTATTGGATACGACGTTAGAGATCAAATGGCAATTGATAAAGCTATGATCAAATTAGACGGAACTCCAAATAAAGGTAAATTAGGAGCTAACGCTATTTTAGGTGTATCTATTGCTTGTGCTCGCGCAGCTGCAGATTACTTAGAAGTTCCTTTATACCACTACTTAGGCGGATTTAATACTAAAGTTATCCCTACTCCAATGATGAACATCATCAATGGTGGTTCTCATGCTGATAACAGTGTTGATTTCCAAGAATTCATGATTATGCCTGTAGGTGCTCCTACATTTAAAGAAGCTATCCGTATGGGTGCTGAAGTATTCCATAACTTACAAAAAGTATTAAAAGCTAAAGGCTTAAACACTTCTGTTGGTGATGAAGGTGGATTTGCTCCTGATTTATCATCTAACGAAGAAGCACTTGAAGTTATTATGGAAGCTATCAAAGCTGCTGGATACGTTCCAGGCAAAGATATTCGTTTAGCAATGGATGCTGCTTCATCAGAATTCTACAACAAAGAAACTGGTTTATATGATTTAGCTTCAGAAGGTCGTTCTTTAACTTCTCAAGAAATGGTATCTTTATATGAAGACTACTGTGCTAAATACCCAATCATCTCAATCGAAGATGGCTTAGATGAAAATGACTGGGAAGGATTCAAACACTTAACTGAAAAATTAGGTAAGAAAATCCAATTAGTTGGTGACGATTTATTCGTAACTAATACTGAAAAATTAGCTCGTGGTATTGAAGAAGGCATTGCTAACTCAATCTTAATCAAAGTTAACCAAATTGGTACTTTGACTGAAACGTTTGAAGCAATCGAAATGGCTAAAGAAGCTGGCTATACTGCTGTTGTTTCTCACCGTTCTGGTGAAACAGAAGATACAACAATTGCTGATATCGCTGTTGCAACAAACGCTGGTCAAATCAAAACTGGTTCTGCTAGCCGTACTGACCGTATTGCTAAATACAACCAATTATTACGTATTGAAGACCAATTAGGTGAAGTTGCTGAATACAAAGGTTTAGCTTCATTCTACAACTTAAAAGATAAATAA
- the gpmI gene encoding 2,3-bisphosphoglycerate-independent phosphoglycerate mutase has product MSKSPVAIIILDGFGQRDEVVGNAVAQAHKPNFDRYWAEFPHNTLKASGLDVGLPEGQMGNSEVGHSNIGAGRIVYQSLTRIDKAITDGEFETNEALNNAIQYALDNNSSLHLFGLLSDGGVHSHQNHLYALLELAKEKGVKQTFIHAFLDGRDVAPTSAVDYMTELVAFITKLGYGEIATVSGRFYAMDRDKRWERVEKAYDAIAEGKGVMATDPIEAIKASYESDVTDEFVLPIVIEKDGQPVGTVKDNDAVIFFNFRPDRAIQLSNAFTDVEWEHFARHNHPQNVKFVTMTLYNPSVVAEVAFPPISMKNVIGEVLSNEGLAQLRIAETEKYPHVTFFMNGGRNEEFPGESRILINSPKVETYDLKPEMSCYEVTDALVADIEADKHDAIILNFANPDMVGHSGKLDATIKAIEAVDENLGRVVDAILAKDGYAVIFADHGNSETMTTPEGNPHTAHTTVPVPVIVTKKGATLRDGGRLADIAPTMLDLLGVAKPAEMTGDSLIK; this is encoded by the coding sequence ATGAGTAAATCACCAGTTGCAATCATCATCCTAGACGGTTTTGGTCAACGTGATGAAGTTGTGGGTAACGCGGTTGCTCAAGCTCATAAACCAAATTTTGACCGTTATTGGGCAGAATTTCCACATAACACATTAAAAGCATCTGGTCTTGACGTTGGACTACCTGAAGGACAAATGGGTAACTCTGAAGTTGGACACAGTAACATCGGTGCTGGACGTATTGTGTATCAAAGTTTGACACGTATTGATAAAGCTATTACTGATGGCGAATTTGAGACAAATGAGGCATTAAATAATGCCATTCAATACGCATTAGACAATAACTCTAGTTTACATTTATTTGGTTTATTATCTGATGGTGGTGTTCATAGTCATCAAAACCATCTATATGCGTTATTAGAATTAGCTAAAGAAAAAGGTGTTAAACAAACCTTTATCCATGCTTTCTTAGATGGCCGTGACGTGGCACCAACTTCTGCTGTTGATTATATGACAGAACTAGTGGCATTTATCACTAAACTTGGCTATGGCGAAATCGCAACTGTTTCTGGTCGCTTCTATGCGATGGACCGTGACAAACGTTGGGAACGTGTGGAAAAAGCTTATGACGCAATTGCTGAAGGTAAAGGCGTTATGGCAACAGATCCAATCGAAGCCATCAAAGCATCTTATGAAAGTGATGTGACAGATGAATTTGTATTGCCAATCGTTATCGAAAAAGATGGTCAACCAGTAGGAACTGTTAAAGATAATGACGCTGTTATTTTCTTTAACTTCCGTCCAGACCGTGCGATTCAATTATCAAATGCCTTTACAGACGTTGAATGGGAACATTTCGCAAGACATAATCATCCACAAAACGTTAAGTTTGTGACGATGACATTATATAATCCAAGTGTCGTTGCTGAAGTTGCTTTCCCACCAATTTCAATGAAAAATGTTATTGGTGAAGTCTTATCGAACGAAGGATTGGCACAATTACGAATTGCTGAAACGGAAAAATATCCACACGTAACATTCTTTATGAATGGTGGGCGTAATGAGGAATTTCCGGGTGAAAGTCGTATTTTAATCAACTCACCAAAAGTTGAAACATATGACTTAAAACCTGAAATGAGTTGTTATGAAGTCACAGATGCATTAGTTGCGGACATCGAAGCAGATAAACATGATGCGATTATCTTAAACTTTGCAAACCCTGATATGGTAGGTCACTCTGGTAAATTAGACGCGACTATCAAAGCCATTGAAGCGGTAGATGAAAACTTAGGTCGTGTCGTTGATGCTATTTTAGCTAAGGACGGATATGCCGTTATTTTTGCTGACCATGGTAATTCTGAAACTATGACAACACCTGAAGGCAATCCACACACTGCTCACACAACAGTGCCTGTTCCTGTCATTGTGACGAAAAAAGGTGCGACATTGCGTGATGGTGGTCGTTTAGCAGATATTGCCCCAACAATGTTAGATTTATTAGGTGTCGCTAAGCCTGCTGAAATGACTGGTGACTCTTTAATTAAATAA
- the tpiA gene encoding triose-phosphate isomerase, which translates to MRKPIIAGNWKMNKTAAEASEFAKAVVNKVPSNSVVDSVIGAPTLFLADLKNIAKGSDLKIAAQNCYFEESGAFTGETSPAALADLGIDYVIIGHSERREYFHETDEDVNKKAKAIIADGMTPIICCGETLETYEAGKTASWIESQIKGALADLTPEQVSNLVIAYEPIWAIGTGKSADATIADDICGVVRQTVAKLYSQDVADKVRIQYGGSVKPENIAEYMAKDNVDGALVGGASLQPESFLALLEAVK; encoded by the coding sequence ATGCGTAAACCAATTATTGCAGGTAACTGGAAAATGAATAAAACTGCTGCTGAAGCAAGTGAATTTGCTAAAGCAGTTGTCAATAAAGTACCATCAAATAGTGTCGTAGACTCTGTTATTGGTGCACCAACATTATTTTTAGCTGATTTAAAAAATATCGCTAAAGGTTCTGACTTAAAGATTGCAGCACAAAACTGTTACTTTGAAGAATCTGGAGCCTTCACAGGTGAAACGTCACCAGCTGCTTTAGCTGACTTAGGAATTGATTATGTTATTATTGGTCATTCTGAACGTCGTGAATATTTCCATGAAACAGACGAAGACGTTAACAAAAAAGCTAAAGCTATTATTGCTGATGGTATGACACCAATTATTTGTTGTGGTGAAACTCTAGAAACGTATGAAGCTGGCAAAACAGCATCATGGATTGAAAGCCAAATTAAAGGTGCTTTAGCAGATTTAACACCAGAACAAGTGTCTAATCTTGTTATTGCTTATGAACCAATTTGGGCAATCGGTACTGGTAAATCAGCCGATGCAACAATTGCTGATGATATTTGTGGCGTTGTTCGTCAAACTGTTGCTAAATTATATAGCCAAGATGTTGCTGATAAAGTACGTATTCAATATGGTGGTTCTGTCAAACCAGAAAACATTGCTGAATACATGGCAAAAGACAACGTTGATGGCGCATTAGTTGGGGGCGCAAGCTTACAACCAGAATCATTCTTAGCATTATTGGAGGCTGTAAAATAG
- a CDS encoding phosphoglycerate kinase yields MAKRTVEDLDLRNKKVLVRVDFNVPIKDGVITNDNRIVAALPTINYIIDNGGKAILFSHLGRVKTEEDKKGKSLKPVAQRLSELLDKPVTFVPETRGKELEEAIANMQDGDVLVVENTRFEDIDGKKESKNDPELGKYWASLGDVFVNDAFGTAHRAHASNVGIASNLPSAAGYLMEKEIKFIGGVVEHPNHPFVAILGGAKVSDKIGVIENLIEKADKILIGGGMTYTFYAAQGRRIGKSICEEDKIELAKSLLIKANGKIVLPVDTVCAPDFDNDAPTEIHELDIPDNLEGLDIGPKTIKLFTEELQGAKTVVWNGPMGVFELPTFAKGTIGVCEAIANLEDATTIIGGGDSAAAAIQLGFADKFTHISTGGGASLEYLEGKKLPGVESISDK; encoded by the coding sequence ATGGCAAAAAGAACTGTAGAAGATTTAGATTTACGTAATAAAAAAGTCCTAGTACGTGTTGACTTTAATGTGCCGATTAAAGATGGTGTTATCACAAATGATAACCGTATTGTAGCGGCATTACCTACGATTAATTACATTATCGACAACGGCGGAAAAGCCATTTTATTCTCTCATTTAGGTCGTGTAAAGACTGAAGAAGACAAAAAAGGGAAATCTTTAAAACCAGTTGCGCAACGTTTATCTGAATTACTTGATAAACCGGTCACATTTGTTCCTGAAACTCGAGGCAAAGAACTAGAAGAAGCAATTGCTAATATGCAAGATGGCGATGTATTAGTTGTTGAAAATACTCGTTTTGAAGATATTGATGGTAAAAAAGAAAGTAAAAACGATCCTGAGTTAGGTAAATACTGGGCGTCATTAGGTGATGTATTTGTTAATGATGCGTTTGGTACGGCACACCGTGCACATGCTTCAAACGTAGGTATTGCATCTAACTTACCATCTGCTGCTGGTTACTTGATGGAAAAAGAAATTAAATTTATTGGTGGCGTTGTAGAACACCCAAATCATCCGTTTGTTGCTATTTTAGGTGGTGCGAAAGTATCAGATAAAATTGGTGTGATTGAAAACTTAATCGAAAAAGCAGACAAAATTTTAATTGGTGGTGGAATGACTTATACATTCTACGCTGCTCAAGGTCGTCGTATTGGTAAATCAATTTGTGAAGAAGACAAAATTGAATTAGCTAAATCATTATTGATTAAAGCAAATGGCAAAATTGTCTTACCTGTTGATACTGTATGTGCACCTGACTTTGACAATGATGCACCAACTGAAATTCACGAATTAGATATTCCTGATAACTTAGAAGGCTTAGACATTGGACCAAAAACAATTAAATTATTCACTGAAGAATTACAAGGTGCTAAAACAGTTGTTTGGAACGGACCAATGGGTGTCTTTGAATTACCAACATTTGCTAAAGGGACAATTGGTGTCTGTGAAGCAATCGCTAATTTAGAAGATGCAACAACTATTATCGGTGGTGGTGATTCTGCTGCTGCAGCAATCCAATTAGGTTTTGCTGATAAATTCACACATATTTCAACTGGTGGTGGCGCTTCTCTAGAATATCTAGAAGGTAAAAAATTACCAGGTGTCGAATCAATTTCCGATAAATAA